A single Arcobacter sp. FWKO B DNA region contains:
- a CDS encoding carbon-nitrogen hydrolase family protein, with product MISNLCALQFDTTPDFEANLQKLITLVESCPKDSIIVAPELCLSGYSYEHMQKAAEFSQHAKKEIKAHSQNKTIILTMIVQDGDHFYNTAFVFHNNHTIHKQSKHELFVLNDERKFFTSGKESKIKIFEVNGIKIAILICFELRFIDLWKKIQGADIIAIPAMWGSLRKDHFESLTKSLAIINQCFVIASDSANEDCAKGSGIITPFGIENRDDKKERIIQSFDIKEIKKMRRYMDVGLK from the coding sequence ATGATTTCTAATCTTTGTGCATTACAGTTTGATACGACACCAGATTTTGAAGCAAATCTACAAAAGTTAATCACATTAGTAGAATCTTGCCCAAAAGATTCTATTATAGTAGCTCCTGAATTATGTCTTAGTGGATATTCCTATGAACATATGCAAAAAGCAGCTGAATTTTCACAACATGCAAAAAAAGAGATAAAAGCTCACTCGCAAAATAAAACTATTATACTTACTATGATAGTTCAAGATGGTGACCATTTTTATAATACAGCATTTGTTTTTCATAATAATCACACTATACACAAACAGTCCAAACATGAACTATTCGTACTGAATGATGAAAGAAAGTTTTTCACCAGTGGAAAAGAGAGTAAAATCAAGATTTTTGAAGTAAATGGAATTAAAATTGCAATTTTGATATGCTTTGAACTTAGATTTATAGATCTTTGGAAAAAAATCCAAGGAGCTGATATTATAGCAATACCAGCAATGTGGGGAAGTTTAAGAAAAGATCACTTTGAAAGCCTTACAAAATCTTTAGCGATAATAAATCAATGCTTTGTAATAGCAAGTGATAGTGCTAATGAAGATTGTGCAAAAGGAAGTGGAATAATAACCCCCTTTGGGATAGAAAATCGTGATGATAAAAAAGAAAGAATCATACAAAGCTTTGATATCAAAGAAATAAAAAAAATGAGAAGATATATGGATGTGGGACTAAAATGA
- a CDS encoding ribonucleotide-diphosphate reductase subunit beta: MDRKTIYNPESKEGLNQRRTFGGNPDGMINFTRCKYEWALKLWDMMEANTWFPREVQMTGDAKDYKYLAPSEKRMYDLVLSQLIFMDSLQTNNLMDNINPYITAPEINACLSRQSYEEANHSKSYAVMVESISDNTDEIYDMWKNDAKLREKNNFIAGVYKNLAGDIDDHKIVLAMFANQILEGLYFYAGFAAMYALGKSGKMLGSSQMIRFIQRDEVTHLLLFQNLILSTKKERPELFTPELEAEVKEMFKKAVDLEASWGAYITQGQILGFTDKIIRQYIEYLADRRLEAVGYSPIYGVKHPIPWVDGYASFNDQRTNFFEGNVVNYSKGSIDFDDF; encoded by the coding sequence ATGGATAGAAAAACGATATATAACCCAGAATCTAAAGAGGGATTAAACCAAAGAAGAACATTTGGTGGAAATCCTGATGGTATGATCAACTTTACTAGATGTAAATATGAATGGGCACTAAAACTTTGGGATATGATGGAAGCTAATACTTGGTTTCCAAGAGAAGTACAAATGACAGGAGATGCCAAAGATTACAAATATCTTGCACCTTCAGAAAAAAGGATGTATGATTTAGTTCTAAGCCAACTAATCTTTATGGACAGCTTACAAACAAACAACCTAATGGACAATATCAACCCATATATAACAGCTCCAGAAATAAATGCTTGCCTAAGTAGACAATCATACGAAGAAGCAAACCACTCAAAGAGTTATGCCGTAATGGTAGAGTCTATTAGTGATAATACTGATGAAATATACGATATGTGGAAAAATGATGCTAAACTAAGAGAAAAAAACAACTTCATAGCAGGTGTTTACAAAAACCTAGCAGGCGATATCGATGATCACAAAATAGTTCTTGCAATGTTTGCAAACCAAATCCTTGAAGGGCTTTATTTTTATGCAGGATTTGCTGCTATGTATGCCCTTGGAAAATCTGGTAAGATGCTAGGAAGTAGCCAAATGATTAGATTTATCCAAAGAGATGAAGTAACACATCTTTTACTTTTTCAAAACCTTATCCTTTCTACAAAAAAAGAAAGACCAGAGCTTTTTACACCTGAACTAGAAGCTGAAGTAAAAGAGATGTTCAAAAAAGCTGTTGATTTGGAAGCGAGTTGGGGTGCATATATCACTCAAGGACAAATTCTAGGATTTACAGATAAGATTATAAGACAATACATAGAATACCTAGCAGATAGAAGATTAGAAGCTGTTGGATATAGCCCAATTTACGGGGTAAAGCACCCTATTCCATGGGTAGATGGATATGCATCATTTAATGACCAAAGAACAAACTTTTTTGAAGGAAATGTAGTAAACTATTCAAAAGGAAGTATAGATTTCGATGATTTCTAA
- a CDS encoding ribonucleoside-diphosphate reductase subunit alpha: MSIMITKRNGRKEILDISKIQKNTIAATDGLEGVSQSELEIDAQIKFIDGMSSSDIQDALIKTAVEKIDIDAPNWTFVASRLFLFDLYHRVGKATHGIKGKPYCHLKDYIKYGQNAGRILPGLENGFDLDELNTYIDCTRDYKFNYLGVKTLYDRYLLKNSKGEPIELPQQMFMAIAMFLAQNEVEKTQKAKEFYDVISKFEVMLATPTLSNARTPRHQLSSCYIGSSPDNIEGIFDGYKEMALLSKYGGGIGWDWNSIRALGGVIDNHKNAAGGVIPFLKITNDLALAVDQLGTRKGAIAVYLEPWHMDILDFIDLKKNSGEERRRAHDLFPALWISDLFMKRIASDSHWTLFDPYEVKDLASLHGAEFEAKYEEYENNPDITKEHIKAKDLWKKVLTSYFESGSPFLCFKDNANRSNPNDHTGFIRSSNLCTEIFQNTSPNYYKIRVEFVDGSVSVFDETDDITLDNGITKKANKVTALDTIGGKAIFIVDKEKIDGDTAVCNLASINLSKTNTKEDIQRVTKVAIRMLDNVIDLNFYPLKKVKVTNLKTRAIGLGVMGESQMLAQKGIFWGSNDHFKLIDSIMEAISYNAIKSSSDLALEKGSYPTFEGSKWSKGIMPFDNAPQAVNALVDKDLFDAGYDWESLRTKVKKDGMRNGYLMAIAPTSSISILVGTTQAIEPVYKRKWYEENLSGLIPVVVPELSPSTWQYYTPAYEVEQTDIIKAAAIRQKWIDQGQSVNIFMSLNKASGKYLHEIYTLAWKLGLKSTYYLRSQSPEASNDVEDRSLECVGCQ, from the coding sequence ATGTCGATAATGATTACTAAAAGAAATGGAAGAAAAGAGATTTTAGATATCTCAAAAATTCAAAAAAACACAATAGCAGCAACTGATGGATTAGAAGGTGTAAGCCAAAGTGAACTTGAAATTGATGCACAAATAAAATTTATAGATGGTATGTCAAGTAGTGATATTCAAGATGCCCTTATCAAAACAGCCGTTGAAAAAATTGATATAGATGCCCCAAATTGGACTTTTGTTGCTTCTAGACTTTTTTTATTTGATTTATATCATAGAGTAGGAAAAGCAACACACGGTATAAAAGGTAAGCCTTACTGCCATTTAAAAGACTATATTAAATATGGACAAAATGCAGGTAGAATTTTACCTGGATTAGAAAATGGATTTGATTTAGATGAGTTAAATACATATATAGATTGTACAAGAGATTATAAGTTTAACTATCTAGGTGTTAAAACATTATATGATAGATACCTACTCAAAAACTCTAAAGGTGAGCCTATAGAGCTCCCTCAACAAATGTTTATGGCAATAGCTATGTTCTTAGCTCAAAATGAGGTAGAAAAAACTCAAAAAGCAAAAGAATTTTACGATGTTATTTCAAAATTTGAAGTAATGTTAGCAACGCCTACACTATCAAATGCAAGGACTCCAAGACATCAATTAAGTAGTTGTTATATAGGTTCATCACCTGATAATATTGAAGGTATATTTGATGGTTATAAAGAGATGGCACTATTATCTAAATATGGTGGTGGAATTGGTTGGGATTGGAACTCAATCAGAGCACTTGGTGGAGTTATAGATAACCACAAAAATGCAGCTGGTGGAGTTATACCATTTTTGAAAATCACAAACGACCTAGCACTTGCAGTAGATCAACTAGGTACTAGAAAAGGTGCTATTGCTGTATATTTAGAGCCTTGGCATATGGATATACTTGATTTTATAGATCTAAAGAAAAACAGTGGAGAAGAAAGAAGAAGAGCACATGACCTTTTCCCAGCTCTTTGGATAAGTGACTTGTTTATGAAAAGAATAGCAAGTGATTCACATTGGACGCTTTTTGATCCATATGAAGTGAAAGATTTAGCATCATTACATGGTGCAGAATTTGAAGCAAAATATGAAGAGTATGAGAATAATCCAGATATTACAAAAGAACATATCAAAGCAAAAGATCTATGGAAAAAAGTTCTTACATCATACTTTGAAAGTGGTAGCCCATTTTTATGTTTTAAAGATAATGCAAATAGATCAAATCCAAATGACCATACTGGCTTTATTAGAAGTTCAAATCTTTGTACAGAAATATTCCAAAATACATCTCCAAACTACTATAAAATAAGGGTTGAATTTGTAGATGGTAGTGTAAGTGTATTTGATGAAACAGATGATATTACACTAGATAATGGTATCACAAAAAAAGCAAATAAAGTTACAGCTTTAGATACTATAGGTGGTAAAGCTATATTTATAGTAGATAAAGAAAAAATTGATGGTGATACTGCTGTATGTAACCTTGCATCAATAAATTTAAGTAAAACTAATACAAAAGAGGATATCCAAAGAGTTACAAAAGTAGCTATTAGAATGCTTGATAATGTAATAGACCTTAACTTCTATCCACTAAAAAAAGTAAAAGTAACAAACTTAAAAACAAGAGCAATAGGGCTTGGAGTAATGGGTGAGTCACAAATGCTTGCACAAAAAGGGATATTTTGGGGAAGCAATGACCACTTTAAACTAATTGATTCTATTATGGAAGCTATTAGTTATAATGCTATCAAATCATCTTCAGATTTAGCATTAGAAAAAGGTTCATACCCTACATTTGAGGGTTCAAAATGGAGTAAAGGTATTATGCCTTTTGATAATGCACCACAAGCTGTAAATGCACTTGTTGATAAAGATTTATTTGATGCGGGATATGATTGGGAATCTCTAAGAACAAAAGTAAAAAAAGATGGGATGAGAAATGGTTACCTAATGGCAATAGCACCAACAAGTTCGATTTCTATACTAGTTGGTACTACTCAAGCAATAGAGCCAGTATACAAAAGAAAATGGTATGAAGAAAACTTAAGTGGACTTATCCCTGTGGTTGTACCAGAGCTTTCTCCTAGCACTTGGCAGTACTATACTCCTGCATATGAAGTAGAACAAACTGATATTATAAAAGCTGCTGCTATTAGACAAAAATGGATAGACCAAGGACAAAGTGTAAATATATTTATGAGCCTAAACAAAGCAAGTGGTAAATATTTACATGAGATTTATACTCTAGCATGGAAGCTAGGGCTTAAATCTACATATTATCTAAGAAGCCAATCTCCTGAAGCTAGCAATGATGTAGAAGATAGAAGTTTGGAGTGTGTTGGGTGCCAATGA
- a CDS encoding Mrp/NBP35 family ATP-binding protein, translating to MVTKEQVLNELKSVMYPGFTKSIVDFGFVRDIIITDNNVSINLEITSSAQEVEQALKDEIKKELSILGIQNYEINIKKPSTPKQQSNSVSGKNVAPQIKNFVMVSSGKGGVGKSTTTVNLAIAMAMQGKRVGVLDADIYGPNIPRMLGLIGAEPEVVGNKAKPLKAYGIDMMSMGSLMGEGQALIWRGAMIMKAIEQLLRDILWEELDVLFIDMPPGTGDAQLTLAQSVPVTAGVNVTTPQHVALDDSKRSLDMFKKLHIPVAGIVENMSGFICPNCETESDIFGIGTCEALAKDYGTTVLANIPIEPAIREGGDDGKPIVYFHPESVTAKRYMQASAKLWDFIENVNSSNLADNSAIQPTTNGVSACSTTSQSSSKGGCGCH from the coding sequence ACAAAATCAATTGTTGATTTTGGTTTTGTTAGAGATATTATTATTACAGATAATAATGTATCTATAAACCTTGAAATAACTTCTAGTGCACAAGAAGTAGAACAAGCATTAAAAGATGAGATTAAAAAAGAATTATCTATTTTAGGTATTCAAAACTATGAAATAAATATCAAAAAACCTTCAACTCCAAAACAACAAAGTAACTCAGTAAGTGGCAAAAATGTAGCTCCACAAATCAAAAACTTTGTAATGGTAAGTAGCGGTAAAGGTGGGGTTGGTAAATCAACAACTACTGTAAACTTAGCTATTGCTATGGCTATGCAAGGCAAAAGAGTAGGTGTACTTGATGCAGATATTTATGGACCAAATATCCCAAGAATGTTGGGTCTTATTGGTGCTGAACCTGAAGTTGTAGGAAACAAAGCAAAACCTCTTAAAGCTTATGGCATAGATATGATGAGTATGGGTTCACTTATGGGAGAAGGACAAGCTCTTATTTGGAGAGGTGCTATGATTATGAAAGCAATCGAGCAACTTTTAAGAGATATTTTATGGGAAGAACTTGATGTACTTTTCATAGATATGCCTCCAGGAACTGGTGATGCACAGCTTACATTAGCTCAAAGTGTACCTGTAACTGCTGGGGTAAATGTAACAACTCCTCAACATGTGGCACTTGATGATAGTAAAAGAAGCTTAGATATGTTCAAAAAACTTCATATCCCAGTAGCTGGAATAGTTGAAAATATGAGCGGGTTTATTTGTCCAAACTGTGAGACAGAAAGTGATATATTTGGAATAGGAACTTGTGAAGCATTAGCAAAAGATTATGGAACAACAGTTTTAGCAAATATCCCTATAGAACCAGCTATCAGAGAAGGTGGAGATGATGGAAAACCAATAGTTTATTTCCACCCAGAAAGTGTAACTGCAAAAAGATATATGCAAGCAAGTGCTAAACTATGGGATTTTATAGAAAATGTAAACTCAAGTAACTTAGCAGATAATAGTGCAATTCAACCAACTACAAATGGCGTAAGTGCATGTAGTACAACAAGTCAAAGCTCATCAAAAGGCGGATGTGGTTGTCATTAA